One part of the Roseomonas gilardii genome encodes these proteins:
- a CDS encoding PhzF family phenazine biosynthesis protein → MLHAFFVDAFAERVFEGNPAAVVPLETWLPDTVMQAMAAEHNLSETAFLIPDGAGQWHLRWFTPATEVELCGHATLATAHVLATELGVDGPLRFRTLSGMLGVAREGDLYVLDFPARGAVRAEPPAGLAEALGAMPREVWRSRDWLCVFDTAEEVRRLRPDHGRIAALGGGDAVPARVIVTAPGDDGVHDVVSRFFAASVGVPEDPVTGVAHTQLLPFWAERLGRRRLVCRQASRRGGTLWCELRDGPGGQARALLGGKAVLYGRMELPLPG, encoded by the coding sequence ATGCTGCACGCCTTCTTCGTGGATGCCTTCGCTGAGCGGGTCTTCGAGGGCAATCCGGCCGCGGTGGTGCCGCTGGAGACCTGGCTGCCGGACACGGTGATGCAGGCCATGGCCGCCGAGCACAATCTGAGCGAGACGGCCTTCCTGATCCCGGACGGGGCGGGGCAATGGCACCTGCGCTGGTTCACCCCGGCGACGGAGGTGGAGCTCTGCGGCCATGCCACGCTGGCCACGGCGCATGTGCTGGCCACGGAACTCGGCGTGGACGGGCCGCTGCGCTTCCGCACCCTGTCGGGGATGCTGGGGGTGGCGCGCGAGGGCGATCTCTATGTGCTGGACTTCCCGGCCCGCGGCGCGGTCCGGGCGGAGCCGCCCGCCGGGCTCGCCGAGGCGCTGGGCGCCATGCCGCGCGAGGTGTGGCGTTCGCGCGACTGGCTCTGCGTCTTCGATACGGCGGAGGAGGTGCGGCGGCTGCGGCCGGACCATGGGCGCATCGCGGCGCTGGGCGGCGGGGATGCCGTGCCGGCCCGGGTGATCGTCACCGCCCCCGGGGATGACGGGGTGCATGACGTGGTTTCCCGCTTCTTCGCGGCCAGCGTCGGCGTGCCGGAGGACCCGGTGACCGGCGTGGCGCATACCCAGCTCCTGCCCTTCTGGGCGGAGCGGCTGGGGCGGCGGAGGCTGGTCTGCCGCCAGGCCAGCCGGCGCGGCGGCACGCTCTGGTGCGAGCTGCGGGACGGGCCCGGCGGGCAGGCCCGTGCCCTTCTGGGCGGGAAGGCGGTGCTCTACGGGCGGATGGAGTTGCCGCTGCCGGGGTGA
- a CDS encoding glycosyltransferase family 4 protein, translating to MRNGIADYAGALTDALSGAYDCDIRDSEEAAGAAIPPGARALHQLGNNPSHAFVLRALRRVPGVVTLHDMTLAVPARLALPPGEIREACPALWEGLARPWLERGRLPGAAASALDLLRPALRGARAVVVHSRHAEELLRQRCPELALRCAVIPHLALPGPSDREAARAALGLPGDAFVVLTAGFASRAKRLGWVAEAVAALAPRRPDLLWVHAGEWDEAVTGPPGAAVERLRAQGRLRVTGFLEESRLGLHIAACDVLANLRAPSVGESSGTLARALAAGRCALVSDTGAYAELPRDAVLAVPALAPQRAMVAALAALSCDPGLRDAIGERARLFARTVLSPEAVARAYRAVIEDFRAAPPPLAVPGPLARPAAARGAPPRILLVSPLSPVPVRAGNAARIARLAGALASRGLPMELAAPVIPPGSAGSGASPWLAWHPIPWRPARFPAHADRWALDDWCPPETVEAVAALHRQGRHDVVIASYTWMSAVLEAVPGAFRVLDTHDLVGGRAGEAARLGLAPSWYWTGLAEEAAGLARADLVLGIQPEESEVLRQRGARAVLTVGHAPGGASGTAPHAGGAAAWEFGLLASGNVWNQHGAAALDRALAHHPDIPWLLAGEARVEGGFRSAGTALGPVEEAGAFYRLVDCVVNPVEGGTGLKIKTVEALGLGHPVIGTRHAFAGLGARHPAQQAEDAAAVAEWMAEYRASPALRTEILQASRELAGRWRTSVEEGLDRFAALLRAGGVTPEPGSGGPG from the coding sequence ATGCGGAACGGGATCGCCGATTACGCCGGGGCCCTGACCGACGCACTTTCCGGCGCCTACGACTGCGACATCCGCGACTCGGAGGAGGCTGCCGGGGCCGCCATCCCTCCGGGGGCGAGAGCGCTGCACCAGCTTGGCAACAATCCCAGCCATGCCTTCGTGCTGCGCGCGCTGCGCCGGGTGCCGGGGGTGGTGACGCTGCATGACATGACCCTCGCCGTGCCGGCGCGCCTCGCCCTGCCGCCCGGGGAGATCCGCGAGGCTTGTCCGGCGCTGTGGGAGGGGCTGGCGAGGCCGTGGCTGGAGCGGGGGCGCCTTCCCGGCGCGGCGGCCTCGGCGCTGGACCTGCTGCGGCCCGCCCTGCGCGGGGCGAGGGCCGTGGTGGTGCATTCGCGCCACGCGGAAGAACTGTTGCGGCAGCGCTGCCCGGAACTGGCCCTGCGCTGCGCGGTCATCCCCCATCTGGCCCTGCCGGGGCCCTCCGACCGGGAGGCGGCGCGCGCGGCGCTGGGCCTGCCGGGCGACGCCTTCGTGGTCCTCACCGCGGGCTTCGCTTCCCGCGCCAAGCGCCTCGGCTGGGTGGCGGAGGCCGTGGCGGCGCTGGCGCCGCGCCGTCCGGACCTGCTCTGGGTCCATGCCGGCGAATGGGACGAGGCGGTGACGGGGCCGCCCGGCGCGGCGGTGGAGCGCCTGCGGGCTCAGGGGCGGCTGCGTGTCACCGGATTCCTGGAGGAATCGCGGCTCGGCCTCCATATCGCCGCCTGCGACGTGCTGGCCAATCTGCGCGCGCCCTCGGTGGGGGAAAGCTCCGGCACGCTGGCGCGGGCCCTGGCCGCCGGCCGCTGCGCGCTGGTGTCGGACACGGGTGCCTATGCCGAGTTGCCGCGCGACGCGGTGCTGGCCGTGCCCGCCCTGGCGCCACAGCGCGCGATGGTGGCGGCCCTGGCGGCGCTGAGCTGCGATCCGGGCCTGCGCGACGCGATCGGGGAGCGGGCGCGGCTTTTCGCCCGGACGGTGCTCTCGCCCGAGGCGGTGGCGCGGGCCTATCGCGCCGTGATCGAGGATTTCCGTGCCGCGCCGCCGCCCCTGGCCGTGCCTGGACCTCTCGCGCGGCCAGCGGCGGCGCGTGGCGCCCCGCCGCGCATCCTGCTGGTCTCGCCGCTTTCGCCAGTGCCGGTGCGGGCGGGGAATGCGGCCCGGATCGCCCGGCTGGCCGGGGCGTTGGCCAGCCGCGGGTTGCCGATGGAACTGGCGGCACCTGTCATTCCGCCCGGCTCGGCGGGCTCCGGGGCCTCGCCCTGGCTGGCATGGCATCCCATTCCCTGGCGGCCGGCGCGCTTCCCCGCCCATGCGGATCGCTGGGCGCTGGACGACTGGTGCCCGCCGGAGACGGTGGAGGCGGTCGCGGCGTTGCACCGGCAGGGACGCCACGACGTGGTGATCGCCTCCTATACCTGGATGTCGGCGGTGCTGGAGGCCGTGCCGGGGGCCTTCCGCGTGCTGGACACACATGATCTGGTCGGCGGCCGCGCGGGCGAGGCGGCGAGGCTAGGCCTGGCGCCGTCCTGGTACTGGACCGGGCTGGCGGAGGAGGCGGCGGGGCTGGCACGGGCCGATCTGGTGCTGGGCATCCAGCCGGAGGAAAGCGAGGTGCTGCGCCAGCGTGGCGCCCGGGCGGTGCTGACGGTCGGCCATGCGCCTGGTGGGGCAAGTGGGACGGCGCCCCATGCCGGCGGCGCGGCGGCCTGGGAATTCGGGCTGCTGGCCAGCGGCAATGTCTGGAACCAGCACGGCGCGGCGGCGCTGGACCGGGCCCTGGCCCATCATCCGGATATTCCCTGGCTCCTGGCGGGGGAGGCGAGGGTGGAGGGTGGATTCCGGTCCGCCGGCACCGCGCTCGGGCCGGTGGAGGAGGCGGGCGCCTTCTACCGGCTGGTGGACTGTGTCGTGAATCCGGTCGAGGGCGGCACGGGGCTGAAGATCAAGACCGTCGAGGCCCTGGGCCTCGGGCATCCGGTGATCGGCACGCGCCATGCCTTCGCCGGGCTGGGCGCGCGGCATCCGGCGCAGCAGGCCGAGGACGCGGCGGCGGTGGCGGAATGGATGGCGGAGTACCGCGCCAGCCCCGCCTTGCGCACGGAAATCCTGCAAGCCTCCCGGGAACTGGCCGGGCGGTGGCGGACATCGGTGGAGGAAGGGTTGGACCGCTTCGCCGCGCTGCTGCGGGCGGGCGGGGTCACTCCGGAGCCGGGGTCCGGCGGGCCGGGTTGA
- a CDS encoding phosphoserine transaminase, whose product MPAATEKPNLRPSNPCFSSGPCAKRPGWSPEVLATALVGRSHRAKEPKARLGEVIERSRAVLGMPEGWRLGIVPASDTGAVEMALWSLLGARGVDVLSWESFSGEWANDIVTQLRLPDARVLKAPYGRLPDLGAVDWARDVVFVWNGTTSGVRAPDAGWIAPDRAGLAICDATSAAFAMDLPWDRLDVVTWSWQKVLGGEAGHGMLALSPRAVERLATFTPDRPLPKVFRLAKGGKPIEGIFAGDTINTPSMLCVEDALDGLRWAESVGGLAGLKARSQANLAAVARWVESRDWVEFLAEDPATRSSTSICLRIVAPWFTGLDAEAQGKAAKLLTGLVEAEGAGFDLAPYRDAPPGVRIWGGATVETADIEALLPWLDWAYAETRARFAG is encoded by the coding sequence ATGCCCGCCGCGACCGAAAAGCCGAATCTCCGCCCGAGCAACCCCTGTTTCTCCTCCGGCCCCTGCGCCAAGCGGCCGGGCTGGTCGCCAGAGGTGCTGGCCACGGCCCTGGTCGGACGGAGTCATCGCGCGAAGGAGCCCAAGGCGCGGCTGGGCGAGGTGATCGAGCGGTCGCGCGCCGTGCTGGGCATGCCGGAGGGCTGGCGGCTGGGAATCGTGCCCGCCTCCGACACCGGGGCGGTGGAGATGGCGCTCTGGTCGCTGCTCGGGGCGCGGGGCGTCGATGTGCTGAGCTGGGAGTCCTTCTCCGGCGAATGGGCCAACGACATCGTCACGCAGCTCCGCCTGCCGGATGCGCGCGTGCTGAAGGCCCCCTATGGGCGGCTGCCGGATCTTGGCGCCGTGGACTGGGCGCGGGACGTGGTTTTCGTGTGGAACGGCACGACCTCGGGCGTGCGGGCGCCGGATGCGGGTTGGATCGCGCCGGACCGCGCGGGGCTGGCGATCTGCGATGCCACCTCGGCGGCCTTCGCGATGGACCTGCCCTGGGACCGGCTCGATGTGGTGACCTGGTCCTGGCAGAAGGTGCTGGGGGGCGAGGCCGGGCACGGGATGCTGGCGCTCTCGCCGCGCGCCGTGGAGCGGCTGGCGACGTTCACGCCGGACCGGCCACTGCCGAAGGTCTTCCGCCTTGCCAAAGGCGGCAAGCCGATCGAGGGGATCTTCGCGGGGGACACGATCAACACGCCCTCCATGCTCTGCGTCGAGGATGCGCTGGACGGGCTGCGCTGGGCGGAATCCGTGGGTGGGCTCGCGGGGCTGAAGGCGCGGTCGCAGGCGAACCTGGCCGCCGTCGCGCGCTGGGTGGAAAGCCGCGACTGGGTGGAGTTCCTGGCGGAAGACCCGGCGACGCGCTCCTCGACCTCGATCTGCCTGCGTATCGTGGCGCCCTGGTTCACCGGGCTCGACGCCGAGGCGCAGGGCAAGGCGGCGAAGCTGCTGACCGGGCTGGTGGAGGCGGAAGGGGCGGGTTTCGACCTCGCCCCCTATCGCGACGCGCCGCCGGGGGTGCGGATCTGGGGCGGCGCGACGGTGGAAACCGCGGATATCGAGGCGCTGCTGCCCTGGCTCGACTGGGCCTATGCGGAAACCAGGGCGCGTTTCGCGGGCTGA
- a CDS encoding adenylosuccinate synthase: MANVAVIGAQWGDEGKGKVVDWLASRADIVVRFQGGHNAGHTLVVGNQTYKLSLLPSGVVRGKLGIIGNGVVLDPVALLSEIEKVGAQGLEVGPHNLRIAENVPLILPLHPALDKAREAARGDNKIGTTGRGIGPAYEDKVARRAIRLCDLADEAILSAKLDELLLHHNTLLRGLGAEEFRKEDLLKDLLALAPKLLPFAEPAWERLDAARTENKRVLFEGAQAVMLDVDHGTYPFVTSSNTVAGNAAAGAGVGPHAVGMVLGIAKAYTTRVGSGPFPTELHDEIGKRLGERGREFGTVTGRPRRCGWFDATLVRQAVKVGGVQGLVLTKLDVLDGLKEIKVCTGYRLDGEVVKRLPASAAAQAKVEPIYETMEGWSESTKGARSWAELPATAVKYVRRIEELVEAPVTMLSTSPERDDIILMSDPFAG; the protein is encoded by the coding sequence ATGGCCAATGTCGCCGTGATCGGCGCCCAGTGGGGCGACGAGGGCAAGGGCAAGGTCGTGGACTGGCTGGCCAGCCGCGCCGATATCGTCGTCCGCTTCCAGGGGGGCCACAATGCCGGCCACACGCTGGTGGTGGGCAACCAGACCTACAAGCTGAGCCTGCTGCCCTCCGGCGTGGTGCGCGGCAAGCTGGGCATCATCGGCAATGGCGTGGTGCTGGACCCGGTGGCGCTGCTGAGCGAGATCGAGAAGGTCGGCGCCCAGGGGCTGGAGGTCGGCCCGCACAACCTGCGCATCGCTGAGAACGTGCCGCTGATCCTGCCGCTGCACCCGGCGCTGGACAAGGCGCGCGAGGCGGCGCGGGGCGACAACAAGATCGGCACCACGGGCCGCGGCATCGGCCCGGCCTATGAGGACAAGGTGGCGCGCCGCGCTATCCGCCTCTGCGATCTGGCGGACGAGGCGATCCTGTCCGCCAAGCTGGACGAGCTGCTGCTGCACCACAACACGCTGCTGCGTGGCCTGGGAGCCGAGGAGTTCCGCAAGGAGGACCTGCTCAAGGACCTGCTGGCGCTGGCGCCGAAGCTGCTGCCCTTCGCCGAGCCGGCCTGGGAGCGGCTGGACGCCGCCCGCACCGAGAACAAGCGCGTGCTGTTCGAGGGCGCCCAGGCGGTGATGCTGGACGTCGATCACGGCACCTATCCCTTCGTCACCTCCTCCAACACCGTGGCGGGCAATGCCGCGGCGGGGGCGGGCGTCGGGCCGCATGCGGTCGGCATGGTGCTGGGCATCGCCAAGGCCTACACCACCCGCGTCGGCTCCGGGCCGTTCCCGACGGAGCTGCATGACGAGATCGGCAAGCGCCTGGGCGAGCGGGGCCGCGAGTTCGGCACCGTCACCGGCCGCCCGCGCCGCTGCGGCTGGTTCGACGCCACGCTGGTGCGGCAGGCGGTGAAGGTCGGCGGCGTGCAGGGCCTGGTGCTGACCAAGCTGGACGTGCTGGACGGGCTGAAGGAGATCAAGGTCTGCACCGGCTATCGCCTGGATGGCGAGGTGGTGAAGCGCCTGCCGGCCTCGGCCGCCGCCCAGGCCAAGGTCGAGCCGATCTACGAGACCATGGAAGGCTGGAGCGAGAGCACCAAGGGCGCGCGCTCCTGGGCCGAGCTGCCGGCGACGGCGGTGAAGTATGTCCGCCGCATCGAGGAGCTGGTCGAGGCGCCGGTGACGATGCTCTCCACCAGCCCGGAGCGCGACGACATCATCCTGATGAGCGACCCCTTCGCGGGCTGA
- a CDS encoding EAL domain-containing protein, which yields MINSGDRAGDSQAPIMVLTQDQGVLRAARSAVSALGQPASALQHAFSPQEALNAVLAADEPPRLLILEDGASGDGIDELRVATSDAFGATRSMVLHRDHAAALSPRAIRAAMRPLPPATPLTEDTEAIRLGLLQGQVSVRYQPIVRIRDGRPAGAEALARWEAPTERCSPESFVPIVESAGLGLDLSIAVARRAAREFAVVRRSRRRGTNCRVSVNLPLAVLLQDDTAAWLGRILAEAGLPAHALALELTETTPVEDRSLLRRALLRLRRAGHEVLLDDLCLDDPRESLLELPFGGVKLDRSVTAAMRHSHRARNMVRRVVRRADSAGMRVVAEGISDPCLWHAAAAAGVSHAQGYAVGRPMPAEVLPVWSRSWTQPRFNPARRTPAPE from the coding sequence ATGATCAATTCCGGCGACAGGGCGGGAGATTCCCAGGCACCCATCATGGTCCTGACCCAGGACCAGGGCGTGCTCCGGGCGGCGCGCAGCGCAGTGAGCGCGCTCGGCCAGCCGGCTTCCGCGCTGCAGCACGCCTTCTCCCCGCAGGAGGCCCTGAACGCCGTCCTGGCGGCGGATGAGCCGCCCCGCCTGCTGATCCTGGAGGACGGAGCCAGCGGCGACGGGATCGACGAACTCCGTGTCGCCACCTCCGATGCCTTCGGCGCCACCCGCAGCATGGTGCTGCACCGCGATCATGCCGCCGCTCTTTCGCCCCGCGCGATCCGCGCCGCCATGCGCCCCCTGCCCCCCGCCACGCCGCTGACGGAGGACACGGAAGCAATCCGGCTCGGCCTGCTGCAAGGTCAGGTCTCGGTGCGCTACCAGCCCATCGTCCGCATCCGCGACGGCCGGCCCGCCGGCGCCGAGGCCCTGGCGCGCTGGGAAGCTCCGACCGAGCGCTGCTCGCCCGAGAGCTTCGTGCCGATCGTGGAAAGCGCCGGCCTCGGACTGGACCTGTCCATCGCCGTGGCCCGCCGCGCCGCGCGGGAATTCGCCGTGGTGCGCCGCAGCCGCCGCCGGGGGACGAACTGCCGCGTCTCGGTCAACCTTCCGCTGGCCGTGCTGCTGCAGGATGACACCGCGGCCTGGCTCGGCCGCATCCTGGCCGAGGCCGGCCTGCCCGCCCATGCCCTGGCCCTGGAGCTGACCGAGACCACGCCGGTCGAGGACCGCAGCCTGCTGCGCCGCGCCCTGCTCCGGCTGCGCCGGGCGGGCCACGAGGTGCTGTTGGACGACCTCTGCCTCGACGATCCCCGTGAATCGCTGCTGGAACTTCCCTTCGGCGGCGTGAAGCTCGACCGCAGCGTCACCGCCGCCATGCGCCACAGCCACCGCGCCCGGAACATGGTGCGGCGTGTGGTGCGCCGGGCCGATTCGGCCGGGATGCGGGTGGTCGCGGAGGGCATTTCCGACCCCTGCCTCTGGCACGCCGCCGCCGCCGCCGGGGTCTCGCACGCCCAGGGCTATGCGGTCGGCCGCCCCATGCCGGCGGAGGTGCTGCCCGTCTGGTCGCGGAGCTGGACGCAGCCGCGCTTCAACCCGGCCCGCCGGACCCCGGCTCCGGAGTGA
- the thiD gene encoding bifunctional hydroxymethylpyrimidine kinase/phosphomethylpyrimidine kinase encodes MKGRILIVAGSDSGGGAGIQADIKAVTALGGYAATAITALTAQDTLGVHAVHPVPQDFIAQQIALSLADIGADAVKTGMLGDSDTIGTVAAALERDGRGIPLVLDPVMVAKGGSRLLAEEAVEALKRLLLPLATVVTPNIPEAEVLAGGTIRDLAGMRAAAAAILALGVPAVLLKGGHLPGERLYDLLATPEGEEVFESGHIDTVHTHGTGCTLASAIATGLAQGLTLRDAVARGRAYVRAAIRNAPGFGKGHGPLDHGVTVDPARIAALSGEGPSP; translated from the coding sequence ATGAAGGGGCGCATCCTGATCGTCGCCGGATCGGATTCCGGTGGCGGCGCCGGCATCCAGGCGGACATCAAGGCGGTCACGGCGCTCGGCGGCTATGCTGCCACGGCGATCACGGCGCTGACGGCGCAGGACACGCTGGGCGTCCATGCGGTGCATCCGGTGCCGCAGGACTTCATCGCGCAGCAGATCGCGCTCAGCCTGGCCGATATCGGCGCCGATGCGGTGAAGACCGGCATGCTGGGCGACAGCGACACGATCGGCACGGTGGCGGCGGCGCTGGAGCGGGATGGGCGCGGCATCCCGCTGGTGCTGGACCCGGTGATGGTGGCCAAGGGCGGCTCCCGCCTGCTGGCGGAGGAGGCGGTGGAGGCGCTGAAGCGGCTGCTGCTGCCGCTCGCCACGGTGGTCACGCCGAACATCCCGGAGGCCGAGGTGCTGGCCGGTGGGACGATCCGCGACCTCGCGGGGATGCGGGCGGCGGCGGCGGCGATCCTGGCGCTGGGCGTGCCGGCGGTGCTGCTGAAGGGCGGGCACCTGCCGGGCGAGCGGCTCTATGACCTGCTGGCCACGCCGGAGGGCGAGGAGGTCTTCGAGAGCGGGCATATCGACACGGTGCATACCCATGGCACGGGCTGCACCCTGGCCAGCGCCATCGCGACGGGACTGGCGCAGGGCCTGACGCTGCGGGACGCGGTGGCGCGGGGGCGGGCCTATGTGCGCGCGGCGATCCGCAACGCGCCGGGCTTCGGCAAGGGGCATGGGCCGCTGGACCATGGGGTGACGGTGGACCCGGCGCGGATCGCGGCCCTTTCGGGGGAGGGTCCGTCCCCGTGA
- a CDS encoding AI-2E family transporter, whose product MTRSTLSLTVLLIAFALMCWLVPNALLIGFAGAILAVGLRALAGPIVVKTGLGGGWAVLLVAVLIVLVLGLGVWASITPLSAQVQLFAQSAPQALRSLQNYLSDFPWIQQQIEHFQPERVISAVGDQAAGMAAMGISGTLGGLANIVLIVLLALYLASEPSLYRRGFAALLSPDLRPDGMHVLDAAGGALRGWLLGALCAMVFNGVLIWLGLWALGVPLSPLLGAIAGLTSFVPYIGAIAAALPAALMALGKDPSLVPWALGVYFVVQMLEGNVLTPMVQKQTADLPPALLLLSQTVMGTVAGLLGVVLAAPILAVAMTVVQASYIKLRLEDREDAETVQAEGRAHPGSGNSIRP is encoded by the coding sequence ATGACCCGCTCGACCCTCTCGCTCACCGTCCTGCTCATCGCCTTCGCGCTGATGTGCTGGCTGGTGCCCAATGCGCTCCTGATCGGCTTCGCCGGCGCCATCCTGGCCGTGGGGCTGCGCGCCCTGGCCGGGCCCATCGTGGTGAAGACCGGCCTCGGCGGCGGCTGGGCCGTGCTGCTGGTGGCCGTGCTCATCGTCCTCGTGCTCGGCCTGGGCGTCTGGGCCTCGATCACGCCGCTCTCCGCCCAGGTCCAGCTCTTCGCCCAGTCCGCCCCCCAGGCGCTGCGCTCGCTGCAGAACTATCTCTCGGACTTTCCCTGGATCCAGCAGCAGATCGAGCACTTCCAGCCCGAACGGGTGATCTCCGCGGTCGGCGACCAGGCAGCCGGCATGGCGGCGATGGGCATCAGCGGCACGCTGGGCGGCCTCGCCAACATCGTGCTGATCGTGCTGCTGGCCCTCTACCTCGCCTCGGAGCCCTCGCTCTACCGCCGCGGCTTCGCCGCCCTGCTCTCGCCGGACCTGCGGCCGGACGGGATGCATGTGCTCGACGCCGCCGGCGGCGCGCTGCGCGGCTGGCTGCTCGGTGCCCTCTGCGCCATGGTCTTCAACGGCGTGCTGATCTGGCTGGGCCTCTGGGCGCTGGGCGTGCCGCTCTCGCCCCTGCTCGGCGCCATCGCCGGGCTGACCAGCTTCGTTCCCTATATCGGCGCCATCGCGGCGGCGCTGCCGGCGGCGCTGATGGCACTGGGCAAGGACCCCTCCCTCGTGCCCTGGGCGCTCGGCGTCTATTTCGTGGTGCAGATGCTGGAGGGCAATGTCCTCACCCCCATGGTGCAGAAGCAGACGGCCGACCTGCCGCCCGCCCTGCTGCTGCTGTCGCAGACCGTCATGGGCACGGTGGCCGGCCTGCTCGGCGTGGTGCTGGCCGCCCCGATCCTGGCCGTGGCGATGACGGTGGTGCAGGCCTCCTACATCAAGCTCCGGCTGGAGGACCGCGAGGATGCGGAGACGGTGCAGGCCGAGGGCCGGGCTCACCCCGGCAGCGGCAACTCCATCCGCCCGTAG
- a CDS encoding AI-2E family transporter yields the protein MTRPHASVTILLVLLLALFWLVPSFPLTVFVAVLLAVALRALAEPLIRRLGLPEPLGVLAVLLCLGALAALGIHLALDPLSAQARQLADSLPGSLGELERHLHAEGWGRWLLDHLDGGLMEDIETRDVLQRGGQAAAGAASLMGGLLGGLFGGLGTGLFTLLLALYFALHPETYLRGLRALLAPELQEEAKALLSQLGTVLRFWLAGQLFSMAFTGTLVWLGLWFLGIPLAAILGVLTALLGFIPIVGPILAAVPAVLMGASQGFDTALWVVALFLVLHVLEGDILTPLIQSRAVDLPPGMLLMSQLFLGALFGLLGLAVAAPLAAVTITVVKRSYVRDWLRRLR from the coding sequence ATGACCCGCCCGCACGCCTCCGTGACGATCCTGCTCGTCCTGCTCCTGGCCCTGTTCTGGCTGGTGCCGAGCTTCCCGCTCACCGTCTTCGTGGCCGTTCTCCTGGCCGTGGCGCTGCGGGCGCTGGCGGAGCCGCTGATCCGGCGCCTCGGCCTGCCCGAGCCCCTGGGCGTGCTGGCGGTGCTGCTTTGCCTGGGCGCCCTCGCCGCGCTCGGCATCCATCTGGCCCTCGACCCGCTGAGCGCCCAGGCCCGGCAGCTCGCCGACAGCCTGCCGGGCTCGCTCGGCGAGCTGGAGCGGCATCTCCATGCCGAGGGCTGGGGCCGCTGGTTGCTCGACCATCTCGACGGCGGGCTCATGGAGGATATCGAGACCCGGGACGTCCTCCAGCGCGGCGGGCAGGCCGCGGCCGGCGCCGCCAGCCTCATGGGGGGCCTGCTGGGCGGCCTGTTCGGCGGCCTTGGCACCGGTCTCTTCACCCTGCTGCTCGCGCTCTACTTCGCGCTGCACCCGGAAACCTATCTGCGCGGCCTCCGCGCCCTCCTCGCCCCGGAACTCCAGGAGGAGGCGAAGGCCCTGCTGTCGCAGCTCGGCACCGTGCTCCGCTTCTGGCTGGCTGGGCAGCTCTTCTCCATGGCCTTCACCGGCACACTGGTCTGGCTCGGCCTCTGGTTCCTGGGCATCCCGCTGGCGGCGATCCTCGGCGTGCTGACCGCGCTGCTCGGCTTCATCCCGATCGTCGGCCCCATCCTGGCAGCCGTGCCCGCCGTGCTCATGGGTGCCTCCCAGGGCTTCGACACCGCCCTCTGGGTGGTGGCGCTCTTCCTGGTGCTGCATGTGCTGGAGGGCGACATCCTCACCCCCCTCATCCAGTCCAGGGCGGTGGACCTGCCGCCCGGCATGCTGCTCATGTCCCAGCTCTTCCTGGGCGCGCTGTTCGGCCTGCTCGGCCTGGCGGTCGCCGCGCCGCTGGCGGCAGTCACCATCACGGTGGTCAAGCGCAGCTACGTGCGGGACTGGTTGCGCCGCCTTCGGTGA
- a CDS encoding ATP phosphoribosyltransferase regulatory subunit — MPSDSPNPALLPAGLSDLLPPDAAREAALVEAMLAVFAAHGYERVKPPLLEFEEGLLAGSGAAVAEQTFRLMDPVSQRMMGLRADMTPQVARLAATRLRGVERPLRLSYSGQVLRVRGSQIAPERQLPQAGIELIGVDCAAADAEVALVGVEALARVGVENVALDITLPAMSPALLDAAGLTGEARQALARALDRKDAAAVTALAEQAGPPAVYLPGLLAGAGPADAALAALEAAALPPQARAIADNAKAVIAAIRARAPDLRITLDPVEFRGLRYHTGVAYTIFGPGRTGEMARGGRYMSGEEPATGLTLYPDAVLRAAPRRAGAARVFLPAGADPAAGAALRAKGFVTVQALSQDDDPRRLRCSHILRGQEAVPFDGAAAPVSGKD, encoded by the coding sequence ATGCCCTCCGACAGTCCCAACCCCGCCCTGTTGCCGGCGGGCCTGTCCGACCTGCTCCCCCCCGACGCCGCGCGCGAGGCCGCGCTGGTGGAGGCGATGCTCGCCGTCTTCGCCGCGCATGGCTACGAGCGGGTGAAGCCGCCGCTGCTGGAATTCGAGGAAGGGCTGCTGGCCGGGTCGGGCGCCGCCGTGGCGGAGCAGACCTTCCGCCTGATGGACCCGGTGAGCCAGCGCATGATGGGGCTGCGCGCCGACATGACGCCGCAGGTGGCGCGGCTGGCCGCGACCCGGCTGCGTGGCGTGGAGCGGCCGCTGCGGCTGTCCTATTCCGGCCAGGTGCTGCGGGTGCGCGGCTCGCAGATCGCGCCGGAGCGGCAGTTGCCGCAGGCGGGGATCGAGCTGATCGGCGTCGACTGCGCCGCCGCCGATGCCGAGGTGGCGCTGGTGGGGGTCGAGGCGCTGGCGCGGGTGGGGGTGGAGAATGTCGCGCTGGACATCACCCTGCCGGCCATGTCCCCGGCGCTGCTGGATGCCGCCGGGCTGACCGGCGAGGCGCGGCAGGCGCTGGCTCGGGCGCTGGACCGCAAGGATGCCGCCGCCGTGACCGCGCTGGCCGAGCAGGCCGGGCCGCCCGCCGTGTACCTGCCCGGGCTGCTGGCCGGTGCCGGGCCGGCCGATGCCGCGCTGGCGGCGCTGGAGGCGGCTGCTCTGCCGCCGCAGGCGCGCGCCATCGCCGACAATGCCAAGGCGGTGATCGCCGCCATCCGCGCCCGCGCGCCGGATCTGCGCATCACGCTGGACCCGGTGGAGTTCCGCGGGCTGCGGTATCACACGGGCGTGGCCTATACGATCTTCGGCCCCGGGCGCACGGGAGAGATGGCGCGGGGCGGCCGCTACATGTCGGGCGAGGAGCCCGCGACGGGGCTGACGCTCTATCCGGATGCCGTGCTGCGCGCCGCGCCGCGGCGGGCCGGGGCGGCGCGGGTCTTCCTGCCGGCGGGGGCCGATCCCGCCGCCGGGGCGGCGCTGCGCGCGAAAGGCTTCGTCACCGTGCAGGCATTGTCGCAGGATGACGATCCGCGCCGCCTGCGTTGTTCCCATATCCTGCGCGGCCAGGAGGCCGTGCCATTCGACGGCGCTGCCGCGCCGGTTTCCGGAAAGGACTGA